In Liquorilactobacillus nagelii DSM 13675, the following proteins share a genomic window:
- a CDS encoding hemolysin family protein, with product MTDGQLVANLIIILIVFFMAAFFVAAEFALVQTRKSALESVLESGKGNRKKLLRSLKMVQNLNEYLSTTQVGVTLAGIIMGWIGEETIELLIVDALKITPIDSSSLHIAGAVLGILLLTYLEVVLTEIVPKNLSIDKPMKMMMAVVNPLHYFHILFYPFVWLLNISAGGIIHLMGLRPADESDDVLSQAEILRLSRNAVSGGELDKNDLLYMQRAFDFNDKIAKDIMVDRTSLEVVDITDTVKTVINNYLRKGLSRFPVVANNDKDKILGYVYIYDLIRQAQVDDTIRVSKLLRTIITVPEVTPIQGLLQQMISKKTPIVVVLDEYGGTSGIVTDKDIYEELFGVVKDEIDDVSSEYIIKNAAGSYRVSGKTTLYDFERFFRTKNRDFDQSDSVTIAGYLLENYKVKLNDVITIGQFDLKIVEFNRNYIDWLEVTRHSEEKPNSPSTPISVEK from the coding sequence TTGACGGATGGTCAGCTAGTAGCTAATCTGATTATTATCCTAATTGTCTTTTTTATGGCAGCCTTTTTTGTGGCAGCTGAGTTTGCACTGGTTCAAACACGTAAAAGTGCTTTAGAAAGCGTGCTTGAATCCGGTAAGGGTAACCGCAAAAAATTATTGCGCTCCTTAAAGATGGTTCAGAATTTAAATGAGTATCTTTCAACAACTCAGGTTGGGGTAACCTTAGCTGGAATTATCATGGGTTGGATTGGTGAGGAAACGATTGAATTATTAATCGTTGATGCACTGAAGATTACACCAATTGACAGCAGTTCATTGCATATTGCTGGGGCAGTTTTAGGGATTTTGCTGTTGACTTATTTAGAAGTTGTTTTAACAGAAATTGTTCCGAAAAACTTAAGTATCGATAAACCAATGAAGATGATGATGGCGGTTGTTAATCCGCTGCATTATTTCCACATTCTTTTTTATCCATTTGTTTGGCTGTTAAATATTTCAGCGGGTGGAATTATCCACTTAATGGGACTTAGACCGGCTGATGAAAGTGATGATGTTTTATCGCAAGCAGAAATTTTACGTTTATCACGAAATGCTGTTAGTGGCGGTGAACTTGATAAAAATGATTTATTGTATATGCAGCGAGCCTTTGATTTCAATGACAAAATTGCCAAAGATATTATGGTTGATCGAACAAGCTTGGAAGTTGTTGATATCACTGATACCGTTAAAACGGTGATTAATAATTATTTGCGCAAGGGCCTCAGTCGCTTCCCAGTAGTTGCTAATAACGATAAGGACAAGATTTTAGGTTATGTTTATATTTATGATTTGATTCGCCAAGCGCAAGTTGATGATACAATTCGTGTCAGCAAATTACTACGAACGATTATTACTGTTCCTGAAGTAACACCGATTCAGGGTTTGTTGCAGCAGATGATCAGCAAAAAGACGCCGATTGTTGTTGTTTTAGATGAATATGGCGGTACTAGCGGGATTGTGACCGATAAAGATATTTATGAGGAACTTTTTGGGGTTGTTAAAGACGAAATTGATGATGTTTCTAGTGAATATATTATCAAAAACGCAGCAGGATCTTACCGTGTTTCTGGAAAAACAACATTATATGATTTTGAACGCTTTTTCCGAACAAAAAATCGCGACTTTGATCAATCAGATAGTGTTACGATTGCTGGCTATTTGTTAGAAAACTATAAGGTTAAATTAAACGATGTGATTACGATTGGACAGTTTGATTTGAAAATTGTTGAATTTAATCGTAATTATATTGACTGGTTGGAAGTTACCCGCCATTCAGAAGAAAAGCCCAACTCACCTTCAACACCGATTTCGGTTGAAAAATAA
- the proB gene encoding glutamate 5-kinase — MRELAATRIVVKIGTSTLIHPNGKLNLIAIDQLCYTLSGLVNEGKQVVLVSSGAIGAGLGQLGMTQRPAAIPEQQAIAAIGQTELMTVYQQRFSMYGQKIGQILLTHDVVDFPTSRENVLNTFESLLKAGVIPIVNENDTVAVDELDHHTRFGDNDQLSALVATAIKADLLVMLSDIEGFYDKNPRKFTDATLIKQVKRIDEQLFQHAGGSGTRLGTGGMTTKLKAAQMMLQAGSSMILASGKNPSIIFKLIAGEEVGTLFQG; from the coding sequence ATGCGTGAGCTGGCAGCAACAAGAATTGTCGTTAAAATTGGCACCAGCACTTTGATTCACCCGAATGGTAAACTTAATTTAATCGCAATTGATCAGTTATGTTATACATTGAGTGGATTGGTTAACGAGGGAAAGCAAGTAGTTTTGGTATCTTCAGGAGCTATCGGAGCGGGGCTGGGACAGCTGGGAATGACCCAAAGACCAGCTGCAATTCCAGAACAGCAAGCAATTGCCGCAATTGGTCAAACGGAATTAATGACTGTTTATCAGCAAAGATTTTCTATGTATGGTCAAAAGATTGGGCAAATTCTTTTAACGCATGATGTCGTCGATTTCCCGACTAGCCGAGAAAATGTTTTAAATACATTTGAAAGCTTATTGAAAGCCGGAGTAATTCCAATTGTCAATGAAAATGATACTGTGGCAGTTGATGAACTTGATCATCATACCCGTTTTGGTGACAATGATCAGCTGTCAGCTTTAGTTGCTACGGCAATCAAAGCTGATTTGCTGGTTATGTTGTCAGATATTGAGGGATTCTATGATAAAAATCCCCGAAAATTTACGGATGCTACTTTAATCAAACAAGTCAAACGAATTGACGAACAGTTATTTCAACATGCTGGTGGTAGTGGAACGCGGTTGGGAACCGGAGGAATGACAACTAAGCTTAAGGCTGCACAAATGATGCTGCAAGCCGGCAGTTCAATGATTTTAGCTAGTGGTAAAAATCCGTCAATAATTTTTAAACTAATTGCTGGCGAAGAAGTTGGAACTCTTTTTCAAGGATAA
- a CDS encoding C69 family dipeptidase, which produces MEKACTSILVGKKATVDGSVMIARNDDTFLPLTPQRFVMRPAIAQARQLVSNQNGFKGNLPANGLRYTATPNADVEKNGLFEESSINAANVAVSATESVYGNPRALAYDPWLPNGLAEDCLPTMVVPYIQSARQGVEYLGQLIAKYGSPEGNGVLFADQNEAWYMEIVTGHHWAATRIPDDAYVITANQVAQQKIDFDDSQNYLWSKGIREFVVEHSLNPERESWNFRRIFGTNTEKDRHYNTPRVWYGQRYLTPSIQQEPTSAELPFICRADRLISIEDLQYILGSHYNETKFDPLGHGSAEDRLRFRPISLNRTQNSHILQLRNQVAKQNSAIMWLCFGIPSFAPYLPFYTNTTVVPTNWSQTPLTFDLKSAYWLYRAVSMLTETHYAQFIQKDADYLTACRQVIYQFLQQTDNQAAKISPDKVPVYLAEQNQNLATMIEKKTLQQVSDYISQGLTLSKLTFNMDKNL; this is translated from the coding sequence ATGGAAAAAGCATGTACTTCAATTTTAGTTGGGAAAAAAGCAACAGTTGATGGTTCGGTGATGATTGCTAGAAATGATGACACCTTTTTGCCTTTGACACCGCAACGATTTGTTATGCGGCCAGCTATCGCACAGGCTCGCCAATTGGTTTCGAATCAAAATGGTTTTAAAGGTAATTTACCAGCCAACGGATTGCGTTATACAGCGACCCCCAATGCCGATGTTGAAAAAAATGGTCTATTTGAGGAAAGTTCGATTAATGCGGCTAATGTCGCGGTTTCAGCTACTGAGAGTGTTTATGGTAATCCACGCGCCCTGGCTTATGATCCTTGGTTACCTAATGGGTTAGCAGAGGACTGTCTGCCAACGATGGTAGTCCCTTACATTCAATCAGCTCGGCAAGGGGTTGAGTACTTAGGACAACTGATTGCGAAATATGGTTCACCAGAAGGCAACGGGGTTTTGTTTGCCGATCAAAATGAAGCTTGGTATATGGAAATTGTGACTGGTCATCATTGGGCAGCTACCCGAATTCCAGATGATGCTTATGTGATTACGGCTAATCAGGTGGCTCAACAGAAAATTGATTTTGATGACTCCCAAAATTATTTGTGGTCAAAGGGTATTAGAGAATTTGTTGTTGAGCATAGTCTTAATCCAGAACGTGAATCTTGGAATTTTCGTCGAATTTTTGGGACAAATACTGAAAAAGACCGTCATTATAATACACCGCGGGTCTGGTACGGTCAGCGCTATCTGACTCCAAGCATTCAACAAGAGCCAACCTCAGCTGAATTGCCATTTATTTGTCGGGCTGATCGATTAATCTCTATTGAAGATTTGCAATATATTTTGGGATCACACTATAATGAAACCAAGTTTGATCCTTTAGGTCATGGATCTGCGGAAGATCGGTTACGTTTCCGACCAATTTCATTAAATCGCACTCAAAATTCACATATTTTGCAACTACGCAATCAAGTGGCTAAACAAAATTCAGCAATTATGTGGTTATGTTTTGGAATTCCATCATTTGCACCGTACTTGCCATTTTATACCAATACGACTGTGGTCCCAACCAATTGGAGTCAAACGCCACTGACTTTTGACTTAAAAAGTGCCTATTGGTTATATCGGGCGGTTTCAATGCTGACAGAAACGCATTACGCACAGTTTATTCAAAAAGATGCTGATTATTTAACTGCTTGTCGTCAAGTAATTTACCAATTTTTACAACAGACAGATAATCAAGCCGCTAAAATTTCTCCTGATAAGGTTCCAGTTTATTTGGCTGAGCAAAATCAAAATTTAGCAACGATGATTGAGAAAAAAACATTGCAGCAAGTCAGTGACTATATTTCACAAGGTTTGACATTATCTAAACTAACTTTTAATATGGATAAGAATCTTTAA
- a CDS encoding glutamate-5-semialdehyde dehydrogenase — translation MISELEQIGQQAQQAAFVLGQLATTVKNQALLAMAQALRTNQAAILAANQQDLQLADKLPAKFIDRLRLTSERINQMAQGMEQVANLPDPIGVVERGWVNHAGLQIVQQHVPLGVIGIIYEARPNVTADAAALCFKSGNAVILRGGKEALKTNLQVGAVMQQALSKLNLPANAIQVISDPAHETANQLMQLTDYVDVLIPRGSSRLIQAVVQHATVPVIETGAGNCHVYVDQSADFAMAERIILNAKCQRPSVCNAMEKLLVHEKIAADFLPELAAKLTTAGVEIRGDQAVQQILGAAVVPATMADWKTEYNDLILAVKVVPSMETAIEHINQYGTKHSETIITQNYENSERFLSLVDAAAVYVNASSRFTDGFEYGFGAEIGISTQKLHARGPMGLPELTTTKYLVRGNGQIRK, via the coding sequence GTGATAAGTGAATTAGAACAGATTGGTCAACAAGCTCAACAAGCTGCTTTTGTGTTAGGTCAATTAGCAACAACGGTTAAAAATCAGGCTTTGTTGGCAATGGCTCAAGCTTTGCGAACAAATCAAGCTGCGATTCTAGCTGCTAATCAGCAGGACTTGCAATTGGCAGATAAACTCCCAGCAAAATTCATTGATCGTTTGCGATTAACAAGCGAAAGAATTAACCAAATGGCTCAAGGAATGGAACAGGTTGCTAATTTACCGGACCCAATTGGAGTAGTGGAACGCGGTTGGGTTAACCATGCTGGATTGCAGATTGTTCAACAGCATGTACCGCTAGGTGTAATTGGTATTATTTATGAGGCTCGTCCTAATGTTACGGCTGATGCAGCGGCACTTTGTTTTAAATCTGGGAATGCAGTTATTTTGCGTGGCGGTAAGGAAGCTCTTAAAACTAATTTACAGGTTGGAGCCGTAATGCAACAAGCGTTATCAAAGCTGAATTTACCTGCAAATGCGATTCAAGTGATCAGTGATCCTGCTCATGAAACAGCCAATCAATTAATGCAGCTGACGGATTATGTGGATGTTTTGATTCCCCGGGGAAGCTCGCGCTTAATTCAAGCAGTTGTTCAGCACGCAACGGTACCGGTGATTGAAACTGGAGCAGGGAATTGCCATGTCTATGTTGACCAGTCAGCAGATTTTGCAATGGCTGAAAGAATTATTTTAAACGCTAAGTGTCAACGGCCATCGGTTTGTAATGCAATGGAAAAATTATTAGTTCATGAAAAAATTGCGGCTGATTTTCTGCCAGAATTGGCGGCTAAATTAACGACAGCAGGTGTTGAAATCCGTGGCGATCAAGCTGTTCAACAGATATTAGGTGCGGCCGTAGTTCCAGCTACAATGGCTGATTGGAAAACTGAATATAATGATTTAATTTTAGCAGTTAAAGTTGTTCCATCGATGGAAACAGCAATTGAGCATATTAACCAATATGGCACGAAACATTCGGAAACGATAATTACGCAAAATTATGAAAATAGTGAGCGCTTTTTGTCACTGGTTGATGCAGCAGCTGTTTACGTAAATGCATCATCGCGGTTTACAGACGGTTTTGAATATGGTTTTGGGGCAGAAATTGGAATTTCGACTCAAAAATTACATGCTCGTGGGCCAATGGGGTTGCCTGAATTAACAACGACGAAGTATTTAGTCCGTGGTAATGGACAGATTCGTAAGTAA